A genomic segment from Candidatus Leptovillus gracilis encodes:
- a CDS encoding ATP-binding cassette domain-containing protein: MSNREIIVENLGKEYPGGVTAVQDVSFRVNSGQIFGFLGPNGAGKSTTIKILTTLALPSRGHAHVGGYDVVSEADQVRRIAGVALQEIGIDPLMKSMELLTMQGQLFGAGRKEATARAQELLALVRLEEALGRRVGTYSGGMRRRLDLALALVHKPQILFLDEPTTGLDPASRRDVWEEVRRLNRELGMTIFLTTQYLEEADELADVVAIIDAGKIAIEGSPAKLKASVGTESINLAFDSRETAESARAELGDMADTIQIDRDMVRLYMSQAAQTIPAVVNRLQQANLNPISLTLTQPTLDDVFLRVTGQRLQTETAQPQLS, from the coding sequence AAAACCTGGGCAAAGAATATCCGGGCGGGGTAACGGCCGTTCAAGATGTCTCGTTCCGGGTAAACTCAGGCCAAATCTTTGGCTTTCTTGGTCCCAATGGGGCGGGCAAAAGCACCACCATCAAAATTCTGACCACCCTGGCCCTGCCCAGCCGCGGCCACGCCCATGTCGGCGGCTATGATGTGGTCTCGGAGGCCGACCAGGTACGCCGTATCGCCGGCGTGGCGCTGCAAGAAATCGGCATAGACCCCCTGATGAAATCCATGGAACTGCTGACCATGCAGGGGCAGTTGTTTGGCGCCGGTCGCAAAGAAGCCACCGCCCGCGCTCAGGAGTTGTTAGCCCTGGTGCGCCTGGAAGAAGCTCTGGGGCGGCGTGTCGGCACATACAGCGGTGGGATGCGCCGCCGCCTGGATTTGGCCCTGGCTCTGGTCCACAAGCCGCAAATCCTCTTCCTCGACGAGCCGACGACGGGACTAGACCCTGCCAGCCGCCGCGACGTGTGGGAAGAAGTGCGCCGCCTCAACCGCGAGTTAGGCATGACCATCTTCCTGACCACCCAATACCTGGAAGAAGCGGACGAATTGGCCGATGTCGTCGCCATCATAGACGCCGGTAAAATTGCCATCGAAGGTTCGCCGGCCAAACTCAAGGCCAGCGTCGGCACAGAATCCATCAACCTGGCCTTCGACAGCCGCGAGACGGCCGAAAGCGCCCGCGCCGAGTTGGGCGACATGGCCGATACCATTCAGATTGACCGCGACATGGTTCGTCTGTACATGAGTCAGGCGGCGCAAACCATTCCGGCCGTCGTCAATCGTTTGCAGCAAGCCAATCTCAATCCCATCTCTTTGACGCTGACACAGCCCACCC